In [Phormidium] sp. ETS-05, the genomic window GCAGCGACCCAAGCAGTTGAGGAACCAAGTGCGGTTGGGCAAGCCGGTGAGGGAGTCGTAAAAGGCATTGTATTGGAGCTGTTCTTCCGCCCGCTTGCGATCGGTGATATCGTGTAACACCGATAGATGCAGTCCGGGGATAAAATTGGCCGTGGCGGAATAAACGACATCTCTTTCAGTGCCATCTCGGCGCACGATTTTGAGTTCCCCAGTAGCTTTGCCTTTGGTGTGGAAGCTAGACCAGCAAGATTGAAAATCGGAGCTGGTGGTATCGATAAAGTCGGTGAGTAATTGACCAAGTAACTCTTCTTTGCTCCAGCCGAAAAGAGTGCAGGCGGCTTGGTTGATGCCAATGTACCTCCCCTCGTCATTAAAAATGATCATCGCGTCGAGGGATTCTTCAAAGATGGCTCGGAGTTGGCGTTCACTGGAGCGTAGTGCGGCTAAGGTTCCGGAGAAATCGGCATTGGTGGAGGCGCGGCGAGACGCCCAAGAGCGCATTTCCCGCTCGATCGCGGGTACAAGTCTGTCTAGCTGGTCTTTCATAATGTAATCGTGGGCACCGGCTTTGATGGCGGCGATCGCTTCTGGGGAAATTAGGTGGCTGGAAACCACGATGAAAGGCAGATCCAAGCCCATCTCCTGGATGATTTGCAATGCCCATATCCAGCATTGGGACGGTCCGCTGCCATCCGCCAGAATCACATCCCAGGAAAGCTGTGACAAAGCTAAGCGCATAGCTGCAGCCGTTTCCACCTGTTGATAATCGACACGATAACCACCCCGTTCCAGTTCCAATGCCAGCAACAAGGCGTCCTGAGTGCAAACTTCCACCATCAAAACCCGCAAGCCTTGGCTCATCACTGTTGACCTACCTAAACTTTGAGAAATTGAGCATCATTCGCCCCCAGCCGAGGCAGCCTCCGCCAGCCGTTCCCGATACTCGCGCCAACAAATGCTCACTTCCAAATTAAATATACTCTGTCTCCCCAAAGCCTGCGAAATCGAGATGGGTGGGGAGGGTCCCTTCGATGAAGGCAGTTACGGCCTTCTGCCGCCATTAATAAAACGGATTAGAATAGAAGCCCGTAATCAGCAAAATTTCGTTGGACATAAGCCTTGGACATCCGCCAGCTCCGAAACAGGATTTTCGACTCTGAAGTACAGGCATGGGGCGCCTTGCCCCGCTTGCTGCGGTGGTTGACATTTTTATGGCTATTTGTTGGTTTGGCGATCCTATTTTCCGCTTCTTATCCCAGTGCTAATGCGGAGTTTGGGGATGGCCTCTATTATTTTAAACGACAACTGATCTGGGTGGCAGTGGGATTGGTAGTGTTCAATTTTGTGGTACACCGCCCCCTAGATGGAATTCTCCGCCAAGCTCCTGTGGGGACGATCGTGCTGCTGGTGGCGATCTGGCTGACTTTCATTCCTGGACTGGGGACTAATGTTAATGGAGCCACGCGCTGGCTGGCGATCGGCTCTATCCCCATTCAGCCATCAGAACTGATTAAACCTTTTTTAATTCTCCAGGGGGCTCGCCTCTTTGGACAGTGGGAGCGATGGTCCTGGCGAATCCGCCTTCGTTGGCTATGTGTTTTCGCCGCTGTCTTGCTGGGAATTCTGCTACAACCCAACCTCAGCACTACGGCTTTATGCGGGATGACTTTGTGGCTAGTGGCGTTGGGGGCGGGTTTACCCTACAGGTACTTAGGCACTACGGCGGTGAGCGGTTTGTTGCTGGCTCTGGTGAGTATTTCTTTCAAAGAATACCAACGCCGTCGGGTGATGTCTTTTCTCAATCCTTGGGCCGATCGGTTTGGTGATGGCTACCAGCTTATTCAGAGCCTGCTGGCGGTTGGTTCTGGCGGTCCGTTGGGCACCGGTTTTGGTCGATCGCAACAAAAGTTGCTCTATTTACCAATTCAGTTTACAGATTTTATCTTTGCCGTATTTGCCGAGGAGTTTGGTTTTGTGGGTAGTATGAGTTTGATGTTACTGCTGTTGACTTATGCAAGTTTGGGTTTATTAGTGGCGCTGCAAAGTCGCCAAAAAGTCCATCAATTAGTCGCGATCGGCGCCACCATTCTCCTGGTCGGACAATCAATCCTCAACATCGGCGTCGCCACTGGCGTCCTCCCCACCACCGGACTCCCCCTCCCCTTATTCAGTTATGGCGGTAGTTCCATGATTTCCAGCTTAATTACTGCCGCCTTGCTCATCCGGGTAGCGCGAGAAAATACCAGTGGCAATGTGGTTGCTCTTCCTCACCAACATCGCCAACAGCAATCCTCTTCATAACTGAATAAAATGCCAAAAACCCGGTTTCTCACAGAAACCGGGTTTCTCAGGTGGGGAATTTCTCACCCTGGCGGTTGCGTTTTGCTTTAGAACTAGAGCAAACCAGTGTTAGCTCCGGGCTTCCCAGTAGCCAACTGCACTTTGATAATTTTGCCGCCCATTTTCATAATCCGCTGTTGCTCGCGAAACCAGTTATCGTAGGGAACCAATTTCGTGAAGTAAGTGTTTTGTAATTCTCGCTGTGTGCGAATCCGGGTTTGACTCGGAACACAGGCGGTAACTTTGAACATGCGCATGGGCAAGTTTTCTCCTGATTTTTGTGGGCAAAAGTGCGGATGTGAATTGAGATTATCAAAATTCAAGGCAGGGAGTCTCGAGTCAATACTAGGTCGCTAAAACTCATCTGTTGCTGCTACAGCCGATGGGTCTTTGACAATCTAGCACTCACTCAAGACTTCCCTGACCTCAAAAATCAGAAGACACTCATAAGGCTCTTGCCTTCTGATGTCAGGCGAGCAACTAGCTCAAGCCAGAGGAGATGTAGTCGAAATAGACTCCCATTTCCTTGCCAGCGTCGGGACCGACCAAAGAGGCGGTGACTTCTTTCATGGCTTGGATGGCTTGCACGGTGGAACCGATGGGTACACCCAGGGAGTTGTAGGTTTCTTTCAGACCATTGAGTACCCGCTCATCCAGGATGGAGGGGTCGCCAGCCAGCATGGCATAGGTGGCGTAGCGCAGGTAGTAGTCCAGGTCGCGGATGCAAGCCGCATAGCGCCGGGTGGTGTACATGTTACCGCCGGGACGGGTGACATCGCTGTAGAGCAGGGATTTAGCAACAGCTTCTTTCACGATCGTGGCCGCGTTGGCGCTGATGGTCGTGGCGGCGCGAACCCGCAGTTCGCCGGTTTGGAAGTATGCTTTCAGCTTATCCAGAGCGGAGCTGTCGAGATACTTACCTTGAACGTCAGAGGAATTGATTACAGCGGTAATGGCGTCTTGCATGTTTATGTTTCCTTAAACTGCTTGTGCTGGGTAACTATGGCCAAATGGTGAGTTGAGAGTTTAAGTGACTCTCTACTGCATGGCACCGATAACGTAGTCGAAGTAGGCAGCTGCTTCGGCGGCGTCTTCAGCGGCGAGCAGGGAGGTGGCGGCATTCTTCATGGCGCGGACGCCTTCTGCCACGGCGTCGATCGGGGTGCCCAGGGATTTGTACATTTCCCGGACGCCGACAATACCGATTTCTTCGATCGGGGTGACATCACCAGCGACGATACCGTAGCTGATCAGACGCAGGTAGTAGTCCAGATCACGCAGGCAGGTGGCGGTCATTTCTTCACCGTAAGCGTTACCGCCGGGGGATACCACGTCAGGACGCTTTTGGAACAGGCTATCACCAGCTTGCTTGACGATGCGCTCGCGAGATTCGCTCATGATTTGGGCGATCCGCAGGCGACGCTGACCAGAGGTGACAAAGGCTTTGATGCGATCGAGTTCACCGGGGCTCAGGTAACGAGCCTCAGCATCGGCATTCACGATAGACTTCGTGACGATACTCATTCAGGTTTTCCTCCAACTGAGATTGTACTGAGAGGGTTTGCTTGTTCCCAGATTTGCAATCGGCGGCTGAGCTAGTTGCAAGTCGCTTTTTCACTCATTGCCCAGCTTCCCCGGGTTTACCAGGGTTATTTTACGCGATCGAGCGACTTTGCGAACTCTTTTTGCCGCATTTTGCAAATATCGATATTTTGCAGCATCACGTTTACATTGTTCACCTAAACTTAATATTTTGTAATAAAATTCCTCATTTTTCCCCCAAATTGCTAGGGTCCCCTTAGATAATCGCCGTTTTGGTCGCTGATGGCGACAAAAAAAACCCGGTTTCTCTAAGAAACCGGGTTTTTAGCTATCTAGCTAAATAGTAACTTAGAAGCGATGGTAAGGCACCACGTCATCGCCAAAATAGCGATTATACTCAGCGCTATTTACCAAAGCAGCCACTACTGCGGCTAGACCCAATTCGGTGAGTACCTGCTCGTACTGGGCCACTTCTGGGGTGGCCAGAGTCCGTCCCAACAGGTGGCGGCCCAGCAATTCCGCCGCTTTTGCTGCCGGATAGGGCTTGACAAACCGTTGGTTATATGCTTCAGAGCTGGCTAGCTGCCGCACAAACTCCCGGGTCGAAATTTCACCAGCGCGGAGTTTGGCTTCTAGGTCGCCCAGGCGGAACTCGGCGGGGATTTCCTCAGAGTAAACATCCATCACCAGGCGGTAGATGGCGTTAATGCCAGAGTCGATATCCGCCGCGCTCTTGCCCCGATTTAGCCGGTGAATCCGGGCGACTGGAGTGGGGGAGGTGGTGGCGAGGTCACTCCCCACGGGGGTGCTGCTACGGCCAATTCCCACTAAGTCCACTTCTGGCGCGGAGGTCATAGCCTGTTGCATCAAGGGCATGGCGGCTACGTCCGCAGAGGTATCAGCGGGAATGAAGCTGGGCACCACCAAATCGCTGTTTTGCTTGGTGAGCTGGTTATACAGCTTCTCGGTATTGGGGAAGTTGGCCGCTGGGAGGGTGGGGAACCGGCGGTAAGGCACGGTATCTTCCCCGAACATCTGGATATACTCCATCGTGTTCACCATCGCGCTGATGAAGCCGCGAATCCCTTGAGCCGCCAAAATTTGGTTGTATTTACGAATTTCGGCTTGGTTCTGGGGAGCGCGACCCAAGAAGTGCTTGGTCCCTAGTTCAATCACCTTGGTGTTGGGATAGGGGGTGTAAAACTCTTTGATGTAGAGCTTGGAACAACCTAACCCTTCGATGAATTCTTTCACGGTGATTTCGCCGTTACGCAGCTTGCTTTCCAAGCTGGTGAATTCGTTCTTGATGATGTATGGGTCGAGGTCGCGCTCGAAGATTTGCCGGTAGGCGGCTTGAATCAAGGTTTGCACCGCTACAGGGTTGCGAGTGGTCAGCTTGAAGAGCTTGGTTTGCTCGCGCTGTTTGCTGACGCCTTGCGCTGAGCGCAATTGGACATCGGGTTGGGCGCGATCGGGCACGGCTCCCAATTCCAGGAAACGTGGCGTTTCTTCTGTCACCACTTTCAGCGCCTTATCAGCAATGCTGCCCGCTCGTAAGGTGCGCTGAGCCAAACCGCCTGGAGTGACATAGCGCTCGTAGGGAATGGTGTCTTCCCCAAAGGCTTCTTCATATTCCTTGCTGTCGATAATGGCGTCAACTAAGGCGTAGAAACCTTTCTTGGCGCAAAGGTCGAAGTAGGCATTCATTTCCTGACGCCCGTAGGTGGGACGACCCAACAGGCGGCGGTGAATGTATTCGATCGCCTTGCACACATACAGCGAAGACCAATAAAGATTGCGGAAGACATCGGACTTAGCCAAAGCCCGGATAAACTCGCGCAGGGTGATTTCGCCGTTTTCCAGCTTGATTTCTGCTACTTTCTGGCGCTGCCCTTCATAGACATCGCGGCCAAACACCTGACGGTAGGTAGCGGTAATCAGCTTTTGGGTGGTGCTTTCGGAAAACTTGATGCTAGTGCCTTGTACCGGAGTCGCCCGCCCTTTGGTGACTTTGACGCTGCCGCTGGGCACTTGGTCGAGTTTGAACACTTTGGCACCGAGGGAACCGGGAGCCTGACCCCGAGCGCCGGGATTGCTCAGTTGGTTGTTGATACCAGGACCACGGTGGATGAGGATCCGGCGAGTGTCTTTGCCAAAGGGTGCGGGCCGGTTTTTCGGCTGGCGGGTTTCTTTGGGGAAGATGGCGCCAAACTGGATTTCCAGCGGGTCGTTGCCCGTGCCATATACGTGCTGGTCGGGCAGGGGTTGGGTGTAGTCCGCAAACAAGGTGATGAATTGGGGCACCTTGCGGAATGGAGCGCTGTAGTTGAACAGGTCAATTTGCACGCCCCAGTTGCGGCATTCTTGGGCTTCTTGGCCTAAACCGCGCAGGTAGGGTACGGTTTCTTCGCCGAAGTAGTCGGAGTATTCTTGAGAATCCACCAACGCATCTACCAGTTTGGATAAACCGCCTTGGGAGACGATGGCAAAGTATTTGTTGAATTCTTCGCGGCTGGAGAGACCCCGACCGAGGAAGTGCCGGTGAGCTAGTTCAACGACGCGGCTGTTGACGTAGCGATCGTAGAACTGTTGGCGGTACAGGGGGGATTTACCCAAACGGCGGATAAACTCTTTGGTGGAGATTTCACCGTTTTTCACCTTGGATTCCAAGTCGGAGATGCCCAAGCTGTAAGCCCGGGTGATGTCCCGCTCGAACACTTGGCGGTAGGCGGCTTTCACCACGTCTTGTTTTTCTGAAGCCGATAGACCCGGTTTCATCACGAATTTGGGCCGCCGTTCTGCCGCGTTGAAGTAAATTTGCGGCAATTCCAATCCCTGCTGGTCGTCGGAAGGACGCTGGCGCAGTTTGTTGGATGGGGTTCCGGCTTGGAATTCGGTGATGGTGACATCGAAATACTGGCTGACAATGGCGCTAGCTTCGGCATCTTGCTTGAAGTAGCTCAGGGCCGCTTGTTTCATCCCCTGCATGGCCACGATGGTGGCAGCGGAGGAGCAGGCGTTTTCGATGATTTCCCGTAAACCCCGCACGTTCACGGAGATGATGTTCGGGTCTCCGGCGACGATCGCGTAGGTGATGTAGCGCAAGAACCAGGATAAGTCCCGCAGGGATTTGGCCATGTTGCCTGGGCCGTAACGGGGAATGTTAATCGGCTGAAATCCTGCTGGTACTGGACCGCCACCGCCTGCAAAGGTGCCGCGCAGGTTGTCCAAGAAACTGCTCTTGCTTTCTACATAGGTCACGGTGCCTAGTTTCATCCCCTCTTGGACTGTCATCACCGTGCCACCCTTGGTCATGGCGGGTTCTAGCTCGGCGGGTTTTTCCAAAAAGGCGAGGGGGGAACCGCCGGTGAAAATCCGGTTGGCGCCTCGGGAAACAATCAGCTCGGAATTGCTGCTGATCGTGTTGGCGATTTCCAGCCGTTTGGCCCCGGATTTGAAATATGTGTCCAGTTCGCTCAGCTCACTTTTGCTCGGGAAGCGGTCCTGCTGTTCCGCTTGAGCGATCGTTGCCACAGCTACTGTTTGATATAGTTGCGGACGCACAACTGAGCTTCCACCACTTGCCTTTACACTCATTAGATTTCAAAAGCTCCCAACAGAATATCTACTGGATTAAATGTGTCATTGGTCATTTGTCCTTTGTCCTCTGTCCCTGGTCCTCTGTCCCTGGTAGCAAGTGACAAATGACAAGTGACAAGTGACTTGGGACAAGCAACTTGCTCCTACCGAGCCTAAATGTGGTAATCCACGATATTTAGCTTAAAACGATTCGGGATCGCACCGGGTATTTATTAAGAATTGTGTAGATTTTTCTCATCGGGGGGGGTCGGGAAAGGGCTAAAGTCCCGGAGGGAGGGCTAAAGCCCAACTACGAACCTGTGATAGGATATCGAGATTGGTTAACTGGGGAAAGCAAGCATCCCTAGTCAGAGATTGAAATATGGATACTGCTGCAAATATCGGCGCTGCGGTCCAGCGTCTGTACGATACTTACCCGTTTCCGCCGGAAACCCTCCTCGACGAACCCCCGCCGGGATATAACTGGCGGTGGAATTGGCTGGCGGCTTACGGTTTCTGCACGGGACGGAAACCCCAAACTGAGGCAATTCGCATTCTTGACGCGGGTTGCGGGACCGGGGTGGGGACGGATTATTTGGTTCACTTGAACCCCCAAGCGCAGGTAACGGCGATCGATTTGAGTGGGGGAGCTTTGGCGGTGGCCCAGGAGCGCTGTCAACGGTCCGGTGCAACCCGGGTCAATTTTCACCACTTGAGCATTTATGATGTGGGCCTGCTTGAGGGTGAGTTTGATTGGATTAATTGTGTGGGGGTGCTGCATCACCTCCCGGACCCCAAACGGGGTATCGAAGCTCTGGCTTCTAAGTTGGCCCCTGGTGGGTTGATTCATATTTTTGTTTATGGGGAGTTGGGCCGTTGGGAGGTGCAGTTGATGCAAAAGGCGATCGCTCTCCTCCAAGGTGACAAACGCGGTGACTACACCGATGGCGTCCGCGTCGGTCGCCAGATTTTCGCCTCTTTACCAGAAAATAACCGAATTGTCAAGCGGGAAAAAGAACGTTGGGGATTAGAAAATCAGCGGGATGCCAATTTTGCCGATATGTATGTGCATCCCCAAGAGGTTGATTACAATATTGATACCCTGTTTGAACTCATCGACTGCTCTGGGTTGGAGTTTGTGGGATTTTCTAATCCTGATTACTGGAATTTAGAGCGTTTGTTGGGGAAAGCGCCGGAGTTACTCTCGCGTGCTGAGAATTTGAGTCCCAGAGAGCGCTATCGTCTCATTGAACTTCTCGACCCAGAAGTAACTCACTATGAGTTTTTCCTCTATCGTCCTCCCCTAGAGCGACACAGTTGGCTTGATGATGAATTGCTTAAAGCTGCAGTCCCCGAACTTAGTCCCTGTGTTTACGGTTGGCCATCTCAAGATTTATTAGATTACAACTATCAGCCTTTGCATCTGTCTGATGCTGAGTTTGAGTTTCTCAAAGCAGCTACGGCGGGCAATACTGTAGGGGAAATTTTAGCGCAGGTGAATTTAGACTTGGATGGGGTGCGACAACTGCAAAAACGGCAAATCCTACTTTTGACTCCCAAAGGTTAGGGAGACGCCCCCAAGCCCAAGAAACCGGGTTTCTGTTATAATTTTGGCATCCAGACCGAGATTGCTGGAGAAACCCGGTTTCTGTCTTCCCCCCTCGGAAAAAGAGTGCTAGGCTTTTGTATTATACAGCGTATCTGGCTAAAGCCCTCACCCCAAACCCCTCCACCAGAAAGGGAGAGGGGCTTTGATGGTCCCACATCGATGTTGTATAATTTGGGGTAAAATATATCAGAAGATTGCTCGGTAGAGGTGGAGTTATGCAATTAGAAGATTATTTTGAGTTTTTGTCCCCAGATGACATTCGCATTAAAGGTCATCGCATTGGAATTGACGATGTAATTAAATATTATCTAGATGGATATACGCCCGAACAAATTCAAACTGATTTACCTTCTCTAAGTTTAGAAAAAATATATGCGACAATTACTTATTATTTGCACCATCGCCCCGAGATGAATGCTTATATGTTGCGCCTGGAGCGGGAACGAGAAGAGCATTATCAAGCATGGGCGCAGGCTGAACCATCTCCGGCGGTAAAGCGGATCAGAGAATTGAAGGCTAAACGAATTAATATGGTTGGGTAAAAGGTGGTGAAAGTAAGGTTTTTGCTGGACGAAAATCTCCCGCATCGTCTTAAGGATGCTGTTTTACGTCTGCAACCAGATATTGATATCTTGCGCGTGGGCGATTTCGGAACTCCGGCGTTGGGAATTCTCGATCCAGATGTGTTAAACTATCTCCAGTTATCGCGACGAATTTTAGTGACAGATAATCGGAAAAGTATGCCCGGTCATCTAGAAGCCCATTGGTCTGCGGGTGGACATATTTGGGGTTTGTTTTGGCTGCGTCCGGGGATGACTGTGGGGCGGTGGGCAGAAGAATTATTTTTGGTTTGGGAGACCAGTGATGCGGAAGAATGGATCGATCGCTTGGAGTGGATTCCTTTTTAATCACCTACCAAAAAGCGATCGCTCCTCGCTCAGGAAACCGGAACCAGGCGGCGGTAGCTTTGGTATCCAGACCGAGATTGCTGGAGAAACCCGGTTTCTGTCTTCTAGACCTCCTCCTTATCCCCCCATCCTACCCTTGCCCCTAGACCAGAATTGCCAGGAATTACAACTATGAATATACCTAAACTTGAGGTTTCATCAGAGGCAATTGTTGCTTTCTGCCAAAAATGGAAAATCACTGAATTTGCCCTATTTGGGTCAATTCTCCGAGATGATTTTCGTCCTGATAGTGATGTAGATGTGTTGGTAACTTTTGCCCCGGATGAAAAATGGAGTTTATTTGATATTGTGAGGATGAAAGAAGAACTAGAAACGATTTTTGGTCGTGAGGTTGATTTGGTGCAAAAACCAGGTTTAAAAAATCCGTTTCGACGTTATGAAATTTTACGCACCAAAGAGGTAATTTATGCCACCAAGTAATCGCGAAGCTGGGTATATGTGGGATATGTTACAAGCGGCCCAACGAATTCAGCAATTTACCGC contains:
- a CDS encoding FtsW/RodA/SpoVE family cell cycle protein; the protein is MRQLRNRIFDSEVQAWGALPRLLRWLTFLWLFVGLAILFSASYPSANAEFGDGLYYFKRQLIWVAVGLVVFNFVVHRPLDGILRQAPVGTIVLLVAIWLTFIPGLGTNVNGATRWLAIGSIPIQPSELIKPFLILQGARLFGQWERWSWRIRLRWLCVFAAVLLGILLQPNLSTTALCGMTLWLVALGAGLPYRYLGTTAVSGLLLALVSISFKEYQRRRVMSFLNPWADRFGDGYQLIQSLLAVGSGGPLGTGFGRSQQKLLYLPIQFTDFIFAVFAEEFGFVGSMSLMLLLLTYASLGLLVALQSRQKVHQLVAIGATILLVGQSILNIGVATGVLPTTGLPLPLFSYGGSSMISSLITAALLIRVARENTSGNVVALPHQHRQQQSSS
- a CDS encoding phycobilisome linker polypeptide; the encoded protein is MRMFKVTACVPSQTRIRTQRELQNTYFTKLVPYDNWFREQQRIMKMGGKIIKVQLATGKPGANTGLL
- the apcB gene encoding allophycocyanin subunit beta — its product is MQDAITAVINSSDVQGKYLDSSALDKLKAYFQTGELRVRAATTISANAATIVKEAVAKSLLYSDVTRPGGNMYTTRRYAACIRDLDYYLRYATYAMLAGDPSILDERVLNGLKETYNSLGVPIGSTVQAIQAMKEVTASLVGPDAGKEMGVYFDYISSGLS
- the apcA gene encoding allophycocyanin subunit alpha codes for the protein MSIVTKSIVNADAEARYLSPGELDRIKAFVTSGQRRLRIAQIMSESRERIVKQAGDSLFQKRPDVVSPGGNAYGEEMTATCLRDLDYYLRLISYGIVAGDVTPIEEIGIVGVREMYKSLGTPIDAVAEGVRAMKNAATSLLAAEDAAEAAAYFDYVIGAMQ
- a CDS encoding phycobilisome rod-core linker polypeptide; this encodes MSVKASGGSSVVRPQLYQTVAVATIAQAEQQDRFPSKSELSELDTYFKSGAKRLEIANTISSNSELIVSRGANRIFTGGSPLAFLEKPAELEPAMTKGGTVMTVQEGMKLGTVTYVESKSSFLDNLRGTFAGGGGPVPAGFQPINIPRYGPGNMAKSLRDLSWFLRYITYAIVAGDPNIISVNVRGLREIIENACSSAATIVAMQGMKQAALSYFKQDAEASAIVSQYFDVTITEFQAGTPSNKLRQRPSDDQQGLELPQIYFNAAERRPKFVMKPGLSASEKQDVVKAAYRQVFERDITRAYSLGISDLESKVKNGEISTKEFIRRLGKSPLYRQQFYDRYVNSRVVELAHRHFLGRGLSSREEFNKYFAIVSQGGLSKLVDALVDSQEYSDYFGEETVPYLRGLGQEAQECRNWGVQIDLFNYSAPFRKVPQFITLFADYTQPLPDQHVYGTGNDPLEIQFGAIFPKETRQPKNRPAPFGKDTRRILIHRGPGINNQLSNPGARGQAPGSLGAKVFKLDQVPSGSVKVTKGRATPVQGTSIKFSESTTQKLITATYRQVFGRDVYEGQRQKVAEIKLENGEITLREFIRALAKSDVFRNLYWSSLYVCKAIEYIHRRLLGRPTYGRQEMNAYFDLCAKKGFYALVDAIIDSKEYEEAFGEDTIPYERYVTPGGLAQRTLRAGSIADKALKVVTEETPRFLELGAVPDRAQPDVQLRSAQGVSKQREQTKLFKLTTRNPVAVQTLIQAAYRQIFERDLDPYIIKNEFTSLESKLRNGEITVKEFIEGLGCSKLYIKEFYTPYPNTKVIELGTKHFLGRAPQNQAEIRKYNQILAAQGIRGFISAMVNTMEYIQMFGEDTVPYRRFPTLPAANFPNTEKLYNQLTKQNSDLVVPSFIPADTSADVAAMPLMQQAMTSAPEVDLVGIGRSSTPVGSDLATTSPTPVARIHRLNRGKSAADIDSGINAIYRLVMDVYSEEIPAEFRLGDLEAKLRAGEISTREFVRQLASSEAYNQRFVKPYPAAKAAELLGRHLLGRTLATPEVAQYEQVLTELGLAAVVAALVNSAEYNRYFGDDVVPYHRF
- a CDS encoding bifunctional 2-polyprenyl-6-hydroxyphenol methylase/3-demethylubiquinol 3-O-methyltransferase UbiG; the encoded protein is MDTAANIGAAVQRLYDTYPFPPETLLDEPPPGYNWRWNWLAAYGFCTGRKPQTEAIRILDAGCGTGVGTDYLVHLNPQAQVTAIDLSGGALAVAQERCQRSGATRVNFHHLSIYDVGLLEGEFDWINCVGVLHHLPDPKRGIEALASKLAPGGLIHIFVYGELGRWEVQLMQKAIALLQGDKRGDYTDGVRVGRQIFASLPENNRIVKREKERWGLENQRDANFADMYVHPQEVDYNIDTLFELIDCSGLEFVGFSNPDYWNLERLLGKAPELLSRAENLSPRERYRLIELLDPEVTHYEFFLYRPPLERHSWLDDELLKAAVPELSPCVYGWPSQDLLDYNYQPLHLSDAEFEFLKAATAGNTVGEILAQVNLDLDGVRQLQKRQILLLTPKG
- a CDS encoding DUF433 domain-containing protein, with amino-acid sequence MQLEDYFEFLSPDDIRIKGHRIGIDDVIKYYLDGYTPEQIQTDLPSLSLEKIYATITYYLHHRPEMNAYMLRLEREREEHYQAWAQAEPSPAVKRIRELKAKRINMVG
- a CDS encoding DUF5615 family PIN-like protein; this encodes MKVRFLLDENLPHRLKDAVLRLQPDIDILRVGDFGTPALGILDPDVLNYLQLSRRILVTDNRKSMPGHLEAHWSAGGHIWGLFWLRPGMTVGRWAEELFLVWETSDAEEWIDRLEWIPF
- a CDS encoding nucleotidyltransferase family protein is translated as MNIPKLEVSSEAIVAFCQKWKITEFALFGSILRDDFRPDSDVDVLVTFAPDEKWSLFDIVRMKEELETIFGREVDLVQKPGLKNPFRRYEILRTKEVIYATK